A window of Clupea harengus chromosome 24, Ch_v2.0.2, whole genome shotgun sequence genomic DNA:
TGACCATCTTTGGCAAAAAAAACTGCTATGTCGTCGTTTGTGCTATCCTGGCGTAAAGATTCACTGGCGTAAAGATTCACTGTCGTAAATCCACGGACATTCAGTTGAATATTTACACGAGCACTTTAAGAAACTGCATGGAATATGCATTTTTCTTGTCAACATGAAGAAAATATTTAGAcaatagactttttttttttaccccaaaCCATATATATTGCGCTTTgatcaaataaaacatcaacAGCTCTTGAATCACTTGCTTTGGATAACATCTCTGTACTGCTCTCTGTTGGTGGAGAAGTGTAATAACATATTCAATGGGAAAGGGTGCAGCGTTTAAGGAAGGAAAGCAGACTTGCAAACACTTAAAAGCAGACAGAAATGGCAGACGATGAGAAATTACCGTCCGGATGGGAAAAGCGAATGAGTCGCAGTTCAAGTATGTAATTTACAGGATTTAGGGCATGTGATATACCTCGCTGATGATACCCAACGTTATGTCATCCAAGGAATTAATCGTCTGCATGCATGATTGTAATGTTATCCCCgatagctaacgctagctaacTGCTGCATTTGCAATGATCTGTCAACAGTTAGCCGACATAGCCAATGCATGTGTAGCTCGCTAGCATCGTATGGGAATGTTCATGCTTCTCTGATGGGATGGGTAGTACCATACGACATGTTTTTATAACAAGGCATGCGAGCTTGATGACTTTAAAGTTTGTGTTGTTATGCTAGTTAACACGTTAGCCAGCAACCGTTGTGGTCATGTTACGCTTAGCTAAGTCAGCTAGTTAGCCACTTTTgtagcttttttcccccctccaacGTCTCAGGGGTATGTCGCAGGTATCTGAAATGACTGTGTAATTTTACGAGAGTGACTCAAATGAGGACGAGTTCCCGTTTCATCGAGTAAATGACACAGCCTGCCAAATTAATAATGCTAGCGCCGCCTCAACGAAAACTTATTTCTGCCCTCATGCCTGTGGCGCGAAGAGTCATTCTGGGGTCCATTCATTCAGTGGACTACCAGGCCCAACTAGCCCTGTTTCCAGTGGCTCCGCTATTGACCCACGTAGAGATGCATAGACTGCACCATTTTCAAATCTCGACCAGCTGTATCGCGATGTATGGTGGGCACAAATAGATTAACCATTTGTTTAGCTAGAAATTGTACCTGTATCCGGCCACTCAGAAAGAAAACAGTCACTGTCAATTCATTCCAAGCATGCTCCCCATGCTTTACGAACTGGTTTCTGCTCCAGATATgttttcctgttaaaagggGGTGTTGCCTTGCCACCGTCGCCTTCGTGCTTGCTCTAATCTAGTGGGTgaaggctctgtaaagcgcctttgAGACCATTTAAATTGTTATTGGCGCTGTATAAATATGTTTGATCTCCTTATTAAATCTTATTCTTCCCCTCTTTTCCCATTGCTTTTTCTCTACTTTTTCGCAGACAGGGTATACTACTTCAACCACATAACCAATGCCAGTCAGTGGGAACGGCCGGTTGGCTCCGGTGACGGTCGAGGCGACCCCGACAAAGTGCGCTGCTCTCACCTGCTGGTGAAGCACAACCAGTCGAGACGGCCGGCGTCATGGCGAGAGGAGAACATCACCCGGAGCAAGGAAGAAGCATTGGAGTTCATTCAGAGTAGGTGGAACACCGAACATGTCCGACTTTATATTAGCCAAAGGTAGAGCAATAATATGGGAAGGAAGGATGGAGCTAATTTAGAGTAGATGGAAAAAATGTGTCCTACTTAATATGAGGCAAGAGCATTGCCATGATGGAGGAGTTACAGAATGTGTGTCCTGCCCCACCCACAAGAGCAAGCATAAGTACTGAACCTTGTTATTTTCATTAAAGAAGCAGTAAGGAATTGTAGTCTGATGATAGCGAATTAACTAGAAGAAAGGCATCGTtacaccttgcaaacaccaccgcCAGCCTAGATGGCGCTGACAaaagcatgctaactggtgtcttggCTATGAAGTGGGCAATGTCACACTGGTAAAGCTTTTTTGATGGCTAGTGGTGATGGTGCgtatgtttatctgtcctttacgTGACCATATACCTTCAAAATAGATTTGAAGATAACACCAAgtctagttgcctataaaacacattttttgttgttgcttgaAGGCAGTTTCGCAAAGACAGTCATTATTTCCTTATGAGGGTCTTTATGGGTGCGTAAAACATTGAAAGCATGTATAGGATTGGCCCTGAGTCCAATCAATATTTTGCACAGCAAACCTGTGCAGATCAcgaaggagggtgtgtgtggtagagcaCAGCTAGTGGTCATACCTGTGTATTGCAGCTAGTGGTCATGGAGACCTTCTTGTGTGAGTGGAAGgctgctctgtttgtgtgtgaacctcATGGTAATCAATTCAGTGGGCTTTTATTTTACTGTCAATGTTGCTGTCAATGTGTGTTAGCTGGCTGCACCAGTAACGGTAACTGGGGCTGCGTGAAGAtgctgggtttgtttgtttgtttgtttgtttgttagttagttCGTTGGTACTTTTAGCCCAAGCAACGTTTTTGGTCCGCGAGGGTCACGGACATTCGCCTCTGTACTGTTTTAAAtgactctttgtttgtttgtgtgtgtgtgtgtgtgtgtgtgtgtccatcagaATACATAGAGAAGATCAAGTCAGGCGAGGAGAAGTTTGAGACTCTGGCCTCTCAGTTCAGTGACTGCAGCTCTGCCCGAAATGGAGGAGACCTAGGCTTGTTTGGCCGAGgtatgtcagcacacacacacacacacacagtcccttttATTTGGATCAAGAAATTCTGAGTAAAATATTGCATTATCCAAACAGTGtgaatagatggatagatagatagatctctagcacacagacagatcattatttttattttattgttcttTTATGTACATGAActattaatataatatatatatatatatatatattaaaaaataacattttatgaATGCATAAAATGTATCACTGGGAATTATTCACATACTGGAGGTGGCAATGTTATTTTTtaatataaatacttttattaTATTAATGACGGGTTTGAGGTGCGTCTAaagcacacagaagcacacacttTGTCTGACTAATAAAAGGTTTATGCaaattcaacacaacacaaacccacagttaggaacagacacacacacgcacagagacgcacacagagacacacacacacacacagagacacacacacacacacacacacacacacacacacacacacacacacacagtgacgtggtactcttgtgtgtgttgtccccaGGTCAGATGCAGAAGCCATTCGAGGATGCTTCGTTCGCTCTTAAAGTGGGAGACATGAGTGGTCCTGTGTTCACTGACTCCGGTGTTCACATCATCCTGCGGACTGGTTGAGGCTCTCCTGGGGGGCTGGGAAGGGGGGGaatgccccccgcccccctaccCCAGCTGTTGGTGCAATCCAACTCCTATAACCTCTACACGAAAGGACTGTACAttatacatcaacacacacacacacacacacacacacttacatttatGAATGCActgcatttccccccccccccccccccgacaaaAAAGAAAGTGTCCATTCGTCATGACCGTTTCCAATGGGAGAACAGGCTTTGTGTCCCTTGCATCTTTCTTCTTGCCTTATGAGTCCCAAAGCTCTCATCtcatcaaatcaaatgaaatcCAAACCCTTCCTTTCCAGTTCAGCCTCTCCGGCCGTAGGGACCCCATGGCACCAACTCGCTTCCCACCACCGCCATTCTGCCTGCCTGGTGACCTCAAATCATTCCCAAACAATGAGCAATAGTGACGTCATCAAAAATCGGCCTCTCTCCACTTCGGTCCCAGTTGGCTGTAGTGACATCATCAAAAAGCGTTCTCTCTACACTCCCAGTCCCAGTTGGCTGCCTGACCGCGGACTCTGGTTTAAACCCGGGTCTGATTGGCCAGAGTCTGTAATGATCTGTGCCAGCGCTGGTCCTGATTTGGCAAACGTCTGGGCCACCGGCCACCCGGGACCGGGTCCTCCCCTCCTGTGTTGAGAAAGTGATGTTAAATAATGAGGATAATAAAGTTGACTCGTCATGTGACCAAAAACCAGTGTCTGCCGGCTGTTCTTTATATAGTATGGTACGTAGAGTATGTACTACCTAATGTTTAAGTTGAAGTGCAACAATGTATGGGAAAGAGTTAACCTTCCTAAATAGTAAGAAGTGGAGGAAATCTGTTTGACAACTGGATGGGAGAAACCGTGTTTATTGACTGCAAGAAAAAATTAATATAAAATCTCTAGCAACGGGTCCAAGTAAATGGTTTAGTGACAGGTAAACTTAGTGTAACCGTACAGAAAAGCTCGGTGGTTTCATTCTCCTAGGAGAACAAAGTCATatggctcttctattaggagggtTTCCACTTCGACTTAATTTATCCAGGGTTTGTCACTTATTAAGTATTTTCTTTAGCGTGTTGGTTTAGGAAG
This region includes:
- the pin1 gene encoding peptidyl-prolyl cis-trans isomerase NIMA-interacting 1; translation: MADDEKLPSGWEKRMSRSSNRVYYFNHITNASQWERPVGSGDGRGDPDKVRCSHLLVKHNQSRRPASWREENITRSKEEALEFIQKYIEKIKSGEEKFETLASQFSDCSSARNGGDLGLFGRGQMQKPFEDASFALKVGDMSGPVFTDSGVHIILRTG